In Vigna unguiculata cultivar IT97K-499-35 chromosome 3, ASM411807v1, whole genome shotgun sequence, a single genomic region encodes these proteins:
- the LOC114175596 gene encoding calcineurin B-like protein 10 has protein sequence MGSISNPAIHTTTHIVTSDSHGLSDSRTIRERVCAALMPLMVAVAGCFGYCSMQKHKRCSYTAEDFATLAAATRFTIKEVEALHVLFKRLSSSLIDDGFIHKM, from the exons ATGGGTTCCATTTCTAATCCAGCCATACACACAACAACACACATCGTGACCTCGGATTCCCAT GGTTTGTCAGATTCAAGGACAATACGGGAACGTGTGTGTGCAGCGTTGATGCCATTGATGGTGGCTGTCGCTGGTTGTTTTGGTTATTGCTCAATGCAGAAGCACAAACGTTGTTCCTACACTGCTGAGGATTTTGCAACCCTTGCTGCTGCAACAAGAT TCACAATTAAGGAAGTGGAGGCATTGCATGTGTTGTTTAAAAGGTTAAGTAGCTCCCTAATCGATGATGGTTTTATTCACAAG atgtga